In Colwellia sp. PAMC 20917, a single genomic region encodes these proteins:
- a CDS encoding GIY-YIG nuclease family protein — MQKKEPTAKPTWFVYYLRCADNSLYAGITTDLIRRLGEHNTCNKTGAKYTRVRRPVELVYAEPQENRQLACKREYQLKKFTKLKKETLVKDFKPIIF, encoded by the coding sequence ATGCAAAAAAAAGAACCAACCGCCAAGCCAACTTGGTTTGTTTATTATTTACGTTGTGCAGACAACAGTTTATACGCGGGTATTACTACCGACCTAATTCGCCGTTTAGGTGAGCATAATACTTGTAATAAAACAGGGGCTAAATATACGCGAGTTCGGCGGCCGGTCGAATTAGTTTACGCTGAGCCCCAAGAAAATCGTCAACTCGCTTGCAAGCGCGAATATCAACTAAAGAAGTTTACTAAGCTTAAAAAAGAGACCTTAGTGAAAGACTTTAAGCCAATAATTTTTTAG
- a CDS encoding DUF2797 domain-containing protein, whose translation MTHYDAGALSKMTAQLDENGLVHYQLPIGDQLIDMNALIGKNITLDYQGKIACRHCARVTKKSYSQGFCYPCMQKLAQCDMCIMKPETCHHAQGTCREPEWGVKNCMVNHYVYLANTSGIKVGITRHTQIPTRWIDQGATQALKLFRVSTRLQSGLVEIALAKFIADKTNWRAMLKGAGEMVDLKAKAQALLPEIAAQLDDIKLRFGADAVELLDEPVVNLNFPVEQYLEKIGSFNFDKTPQVSGLLQGIKGQYLIFDKGVINIRKFGSYQVALTVED comes from the coding sequence ATGACCCATTACGATGCAGGTGCTTTGAGTAAAATGACTGCTCAGTTAGATGAAAACGGACTCGTTCATTACCAATTACCTATAGGCGATCAGCTCATTGATATGAATGCGTTAATTGGGAAAAATATTACTTTAGATTACCAAGGTAAAATAGCGTGTCGTCATTGTGCAAGAGTAACCAAGAAAAGTTATTCGCAAGGTTTTTGTTATCCGTGTATGCAAAAGCTCGCTCAATGCGATATGTGTATTATGAAACCAGAAACTTGCCATCATGCTCAGGGGACTTGTCGTGAGCCTGAATGGGGCGTAAAAAATTGCATGGTTAATCATTATGTTTATTTAGCCAATACCTCTGGCATTAAAGTTGGCATTACTCGCCATACTCAAATACCCACCCGCTGGATTGACCAAGGTGCAACACAAGCTTTAAAACTATTCAGAGTAAGTACACGCTTACAATCGGGTTTAGTTGAAATAGCACTGGCTAAGTTTATTGCCGATAAAACAAACTGGCGAGCTATGTTAAAAGGTGCGGGTGAAATGGTTGATTTAAAAGCGAAAGCACAAGCATTACTACCTGAAATTGCAGCACAGTTAGACGATATTAAATTACGCTTTGGTGCAGACGCCGTTGAATTACTTGACGAACCAGTAGTCAATTTGAACTTTCCTGTTGAACAGTACTTAGAAAAAATCGGCTCTTTTAACTTTGATAAAACCCCCCAAGTCTCAGGATTATTGCAAGGGATAAAAGGCCAATATCTTATTTTTGATAAGGGGGTTATTAATATTAGAAAATTTGGCTCTTACCAAGTTGCCTTAACCGTTGAAGACTAA
- a CDS encoding sensor domain-containing phosphodiesterase: MTDPLNNELDKLNESDSLLAKETISLLGKYRKLEARYTALFKLNQLSHDCADLSMFYGQVHQSIASVMRAENFYIALYDQTLSTLEFVYDVDEKDDYPLGKSPLEAFAGSMTCYVIETAKSLLATPEIVTELEANNSIKRLGSDSTDWLGVPLLNDGVVIGVMAVQSYSEELRYQVDDLELMEFTAQHIVTAMTRLHDHERLQNAVNSRTRELMKQIREREKSELLQESLFKISELTNDATLHIDDFYSMVHNIVGQLINAQNFYITKYDQHSKTLTFVYYLDQNSTNAAVDSQARILGNGFTEYIIRTGETQLLNYPKMYALYQQGETKEPQKETKSWLGVPLIHSGVVLGAMVLQSYNLATTFTEQDAELLKFVSQHVASAIQRRDILEVERQSHILLEQQVKLRTVALEDEIKQRKKAEEKLQHTASHDILTGLPNRTLFINLLNHAIACHKRKADLKFAVLFLDLDRFKVVNDSLGHHAGDLLLQEIAKELKVLVRDKDTVARLGGDEFVILIEDLESNHEAYDIAQRITEFLATPFTIENQSIFIGTSIGVLFNDERYDSADIMLRDADTAMYHAKDKGKGRYEVFDSSMQKKVQHALELEADIRDGIANSEFSPYFQPIVDLKTETVVGFEALARWQSNKRGFVYPDDFIPLAEETNLVMAIDFLILEKSCLQLKQWEAICGRNDLYVSCNLYGNHFFSATLPADIEEIIQRVGIKPSQLRVELTERALLENSDLVLENMNTLKVLGVKILLDDFGTGYSSLSYLHRFPIDVLKIDRSFINNAHEHDNHQAIIKTIIDLATNLNMGTVGEGIENLADAELLTAMACRYGQGYYYAKPMAAADSEKYLLK; encoded by the coding sequence ATGACAGACCCTTTAAATAACGAACTTGATAAGCTGAACGAGAGCGATAGCTTGCTAGCAAAGGAAACCATTTCTTTACTAGGCAAGTACCGTAAGCTCGAAGCTCGTTATACTGCACTTTTTAAGTTAAACCAGTTATCTCATGACTGTGCAGATTTAAGTATGTTTTATGGTCAAGTTCACCAATCCATTGCATCAGTGATGAGAGCTGAAAATTTTTATATTGCCCTTTATGACCAAACCCTTTCAACGTTAGAGTTCGTTTATGATGTCGATGAAAAAGATGATTATCCACTAGGTAAGTCACCCCTTGAAGCATTTGCAGGTTCTATGACTTGCTATGTTATTGAAACGGCTAAATCACTCTTGGCGACCCCTGAAATTGTGACTGAATTAGAAGCTAATAATTCAATTAAACGTCTTGGCTCCGACAGCACTGACTGGCTTGGTGTACCATTACTTAATGATGGTGTTGTTATTGGCGTTATGGCCGTACAAAGTTATTCCGAAGAACTCCGTTACCAAGTAGATGACCTTGAGCTAATGGAATTTACCGCTCAGCATATTGTTACCGCTATGACCCGTTTGCACGACCATGAGCGTTTACAAAATGCGGTAAATTCTCGCACTCGCGAATTGATGAAGCAAATTAGAGAACGAGAAAAATCAGAATTATTGCAAGAGTCACTTTTCAAAATATCAGAGTTAACCAATGATGCTACGCTCCATATTGATGATTTCTATTCGATGGTTCATAATATTGTTGGTCAGTTAATTAACGCACAAAACTTTTATATTACTAAATATGATCAACATTCAAAAACACTAACTTTTGTTTATTATTTAGATCAAAACTCTACGAACGCAGCCGTCGACTCACAGGCTAGGATATTAGGGAATGGCTTTACCGAATATATTATTCGTACCGGTGAAACTCAATTACTTAATTACCCGAAAATGTATGCCTTGTATCAACAAGGTGAGACAAAAGAGCCACAAAAAGAAACTAAGTCTTGGCTGGGCGTGCCATTAATACATTCAGGTGTTGTGTTGGGAGCAATGGTCTTACAAAGTTATAATTTAGCAACAACCTTTACCGAACAAGATGCCGAGCTATTGAAATTTGTTTCTCAGCATGTTGCATCAGCTATCCAAAGGCGTGACATATTAGAAGTTGAACGACAGTCTCATATCCTTCTTGAGCAGCAAGTTAAGCTGCGAACCGTGGCATTAGAAGACGAAATCAAGCAAAGAAAAAAAGCTGAAGAGAAGTTACAACATACGGCATCGCACGATATTCTAACCGGTTTACCTAACCGTACTTTATTTATTAATTTATTAAACCACGCTATCGCCTGTCATAAACGAAAAGCCGATCTTAAATTTGCTGTGTTGTTTTTAGATCTTGACCGTTTCAAAGTCGTTAATGATAGCTTGGGCCACCATGCCGGTGACTTACTTTTACAAGAAATAGCCAAAGAGTTAAAAGTGCTGGTCAGAGACAAAGACACTGTTGCTCGATTAGGTGGTGATGAATTTGTTATCTTGATTGAAGACCTCGAATCTAATCATGAAGCTTATGATATTGCGCAACGTATCACTGAGTTTTTAGCGACGCCCTTTACTATTGAAAATCAAAGTATTTTTATCGGCACAAGTATTGGAGTCTTGTTCAATGATGAACGTTATGACAGTGCTGATATTATGCTCAGAGATGCTGATACCGCCATGTATCATGCAAAAGATAAAGGTAAGGGACGTTATGAAGTGTTTGATTCTAGCATGCAGAAAAAAGTGCAACATGCCCTGGAATTAGAAGCTGATATTCGTGACGGCATCGCCAATAGTGAATTTTCACCTTACTTTCAACCTATCGTTGATTTAAAAACTGAAACCGTTGTTGGTTTTGAAGCACTGGCACGTTGGCAGAGCAATAAGCGTGGTTTTGTTTATCCCGATGATTTTATCCCGTTAGCTGAAGAAACTAATTTAGTCATGGCGATTGATTTTCTTATTTTGGAAAAGTCTTGTCTACAGTTAAAACAGTGGGAAGCAATCTGTGGTCGTAACGATTTATACGTGAGCTGTAACCTCTATGGTAATCACTTTTTTAGTGCAACGCTACCCGCAGATATTGAAGAAATAATTCAACGTGTGGGCATTAAACCTAGCCAACTAAGAGTGGAATTAACTGAACGTGCTTTATTAGAAAATAGTGATTTAGTGCTAGAGAATATGAATACTTTAAAAGTGCTAGGCGTTAAAATTCTGCTTGACGATTTTGGTACCGGTTATTCAAGTCTTAGCTACTTACATCGTTTTCCTATTGATGTGCTGAAAATTGATCGCTCATTTATTAACAACGCTCATGAACATGATAATCATCAAGCAATCATAAAAACAATTATAGATTTAGCTACTAATTTGAATATGGGCACGGTCGGTGAAGGTATTGAAAATTTAGCCGATGCCGAACTACTAACTGCTATGGCGTGTCGGTATGGCCAAGGCTATTATTATGCTAAACCTATGGCTGCGGCTGATTCTGAAAAATATTTACTCAAGTAG
- a CDS encoding DNA ligase, translating to MKIFTLKYFAIFTSFILWPQGYTSELPKIQLATPYKVESKTPIKISEYFVSEKLDGIRGYWNGKNLLTRGGNLIHAPKWFTQGWPLTYLDGELWSKRAEFEKISSCVRKHAPQQRITISCWQKIRFMVFDLPKHSGTFSERIKQMKAEMATTDNHYWQVIKQEKVNSIAILNQRLADVVEKGGEGLMLHHQAAYYKIGRSKDLIKLKQYDDSEAIVVAYIAGKGKYKNMMGSIRVKMKSGLLFKIGSGFTDEQRKNPPKIGSTITFKYIGKTARGVPKFASFLRVRTLALSQ from the coding sequence TTGAAAATATTCACCTTAAAATATTTTGCCATATTCACCAGTTTTATCCTTTGGCCACAAGGCTACACCTCAGAGTTACCAAAAATTCAGCTGGCTACGCCTTATAAAGTAGAGAGTAAAACCCCGATAAAGATCAGCGAATATTTTGTTAGTGAAAAACTTGACGGTATTCGAGGTTATTGGAACGGTAAAAACTTATTAACCCGTGGCGGTAATCTTATCCATGCGCCAAAATGGTTTACTCAAGGTTGGCCATTAACCTATCTTGATGGCGAACTATGGAGCAAGCGCGCTGAATTTGAAAAGATCAGCAGCTGTGTTAGAAAGCATGCCCCCCAACAGCGAATCACAATAAGTTGTTGGCAGAAAATACGCTTTATGGTTTTTGATTTACCCAAGCATTCAGGTACTTTTAGTGAGCGTATTAAGCAAATGAAAGCTGAGATGGCAACAACAGACAATCACTATTGGCAAGTCATAAAACAAGAGAAAGTAAACTCAATTGCGATATTGAATCAACGTTTAGCAGACGTGGTCGAAAAAGGCGGGGAAGGACTGATGCTACATCATCAAGCCGCCTATTATAAAATAGGGAGAAGCAAAGACCTGATAAAATTAAAACAATATGATGATAGTGAAGCGATCGTTGTTGCTTATATCGCAGGTAAAGGCAAGTACAAAAATATGATGGGATCGATAAGAGTAAAAATGAAGTCAGGCTTACTCTTTAAAATTGGTAGTGGTTTTACTGACGAACAACGTAAAAACCCACCAAAGATTGGTAGCACAATTACCTTTAAATACATTGGTAAAACAGCGCGAGGTGTGCCAAAATTTGCTAGCTTTTTACGTGTGCGTACCTTAGCGTTGAGCCAGTAA
- a CDS encoding M28 family metallopeptidase, which yields MKFKLIASVSLLTIAFLSACGQSEKATITVAEKTPQVNENNIRAHIEFLADDTLLGRDTGSDGYQIAANYVKSYFKQLGLTPMGEQAGFEQQVTFRKAFLEENSAKLSVINSDGEVALKFKDAFIMSGDSAATESAISAETVFIGYGVVSEDFGYNDYKDIDVEGKVVVVLTGRPDDLPSEEGAHIGSGSEKIKSAVKNGAVGFITIHTPKRDAVRTFTKTASYADAPRLNWLNKDGIPFGKHPQLKGGAYLSAESAAALFVGAERTLADILSDDTNNVAIKGFALKSTVEMASKSRHEEITSPNIIAAIEGSDPSLKDEYVVFSAHLDHIGLSSHGDEEDKINNGALDNASGVAILLETARLLSAMPEKPKRSILFVVVTAEEKGLLGSSYFATNPTVPASQMVANVNLDMPLILYPFADIIAFGSTHSSLGPIVASAAEKINLSLSDDPMPEQALFTRSDHYSFVKAGIPSVFLMTGFKSKDPEIDGGAVFGDFLKNHYHQHSDEITLPIRYDAAASFAEVNMMIGLEIANGDKRPTWNQGDFFGKTFAQ from the coding sequence ATGAAATTTAAATTAATAGCCAGCGTAAGTTTATTAACTATCGCATTTTTATCTGCGTGTGGGCAAAGCGAAAAAGCAACGATAACTGTTGCCGAAAAAACACCACAAGTTAATGAAAACAATATTCGAGCTCACATAGAATTTTTAGCCGACGATACATTGTTAGGCAGAGATACCGGCAGCGACGGTTATCAAATTGCGGCTAATTACGTAAAGTCATACTTCAAGCAATTAGGTTTAACGCCTATGGGTGAGCAAGCAGGTTTTGAGCAGCAAGTTACCTTTCGTAAAGCATTTCTTGAAGAAAATAGTGCTAAGTTATCGGTAATCAATAGCGATGGTGAAGTTGCGCTCAAATTTAAAGATGCGTTTATTATGTCGGGTGACAGTGCAGCGACAGAATCGGCTATATCAGCGGAAACGGTTTTCATTGGTTACGGCGTTGTTTCTGAAGATTTTGGTTATAACGACTATAAAGATATTGATGTTGAAGGAAAAGTTGTTGTCGTCTTAACAGGCCGTCCAGACGATTTGCCTTCAGAAGAAGGCGCTCATATTGGCTCTGGTAGTGAAAAAATAAAAAGTGCTGTTAAAAATGGTGCTGTTGGTTTTATCACGATTCATACGCCAAAACGCGATGCAGTGCGCACCTTTACTAAAACGGCTAGTTATGCCGATGCACCACGGCTTAACTGGTTAAATAAAGACGGAATACCTTTTGGTAAACATCCCCAGTTGAAAGGCGGAGCTTATCTCAGTGCCGAGTCTGCAGCGGCTTTATTTGTTGGTGCTGAGCGAACTTTAGCGGATATTCTTAGCGACGATACAAACAATGTAGCCATTAAAGGTTTTGCATTAAAATCAACCGTTGAAATGGCCAGTAAAAGTCGCCATGAAGAGATTACTAGCCCAAATATCATTGCGGCTATTGAAGGAAGCGATCCAAGTCTAAAAGATGAGTATGTTGTTTTTAGTGCGCACCTTGACCATATCGGTCTTAGTAGTCATGGTGATGAAGAAGATAAAATTAATAATGGTGCGCTTGATAACGCCTCAGGCGTTGCAATACTACTAGAAACTGCGCGTTTGTTATCAGCTATGCCTGAAAAGCCAAAGCGTTCTATTTTGTTCGTGGTGGTAACGGCTGAAGAAAAAGGCTTATTAGGATCTAGTTACTTTGCAACAAACCCAACGGTACCTGCATCACAAATGGTCGCCAATGTTAATTTAGATATGCCATTAATTTTATATCCGTTCGCCGATATTATTGCTTTCGGTTCTACACACTCAAGTTTAGGACCTATCGTTGCGAGTGCGGCAGAAAAAATTAATTTATCGTTAAGTGACGATCCTATGCCAGAGCAGGCGTTATTTACTCGCAGCGATCATTACAGCTTTGTAAAAGCTGGTATTCCATCTGTATTCTTAATGACGGGCTTTAAATCTAAAGATCCTGAAATAGATGGTGGTGCGGTATTTGGTGATTTTCTTAAAAATCATTATCATCAGCACAGTGATGAAATAACCTTACCTATTCGTTACGATGCCGCGGCAAGTTTTGCCGAAGTGAATATGATGATAGGTTTAGAAATTGCTAATGGTGATAAGCGTCCAACATGGAACCAAGGTGATTTTTTTGGAAAAACTTTCGCTCAGTAA
- a CDS encoding class I SAM-dependent methyltransferase: protein MNSTLQTHLQPILVRLQNENKLVDCQRLFHGRGHAYPGLTHVNVDWFSPVVLITLYQEVEEAWLSEQVIVIQQLLPQCLSIQVQYRSRKFSPSEVLWGEEINALNAQEHGLQYHLSLGKAQNSGLFLDMSNGRQWVKDNSQGKKVLNLFAYTCAFSIAAIAGGAEQVVNIDMSKGALSTGRENHKLNKQEASKVKYEGVDIFKSYGKLKKYGPYDLLICDPPSFQKGSVNIERDYQKIIKRLPVLMANNSDVILCLNSPDLSENFLLAEVARECPQCQFQHRIENPEVFVEAEAGKGLKVLYFRYVEMC from the coding sequence ATGAATTCAACGCTTCAAACACATCTTCAACCTATTTTAGTCCGTCTTCAAAATGAAAATAAGCTCGTCGATTGTCAGCGATTATTTCACGGTCGTGGTCATGCTTACCCTGGCTTAACCCATGTTAATGTTGATTGGTTCTCACCCGTTGTGCTTATTACGCTTTACCAAGAGGTTGAAGAGGCTTGGTTAAGTGAACAAGTTATCGTGATCCAACAGTTGCTACCACAATGTCTATCTATCCAAGTGCAGTATCGTAGCCGAAAATTTTCGCCAAGTGAAGTACTCTGGGGAGAAGAGATCAACGCATTAAACGCTCAAGAACATGGTTTGCAATATCACCTTAGTTTGGGGAAGGCACAAAATTCTGGACTGTTTCTTGATATGAGTAATGGCCGCCAGTGGGTCAAAGATAACAGTCAAGGTAAAAAAGTGTTAAACCTTTTTGCCTACACCTGTGCTTTCTCTATTGCTGCCATCGCCGGTGGTGCAGAGCAAGTCGTTAATATTGATATGAGTAAAGGCGCTTTATCAACAGGACGTGAAAACCATAAACTTAATAAGCAAGAGGCGAGTAAGGTAAAGTATGAAGGTGTCGATATTTTTAAATCTTACGGCAAGTTAAAAAAATATGGTCCTTATGATTTATTAATCTGCGATCCACCTTCATTTCAAAAAGGGAGTGTCAATATTGAGCGAGATTACCAGAAAATAATTAAACGTTTGCCGGTATTAATGGCAAATAATAGTGATGTTATACTCTGTTTAAATTCCCCTGATTTAAGTGAGAACTTTTTGTTAGCGGAAGTCGCTAGAGAGTGCCCTCAGTGTCAATTTCAGCATCGTATTGAAAACCCCGAAGTGTTTGTTGAGGCTGAAGCAGGTAAGGGCTTGAAAGTACTTTATTTTCGCTATGTTGAGATGTGTTAA
- a CDS encoding DUF3581 family protein produces the protein MFLERYCNITNNQISFSRQQGSDFAKIVADDFNPLHDADAKRFCVPGDLLFSLVLEKSGLSQNMGFTFSGMVTDGIKLNFPEKIVESASILDDNAKEYMKIEASGQCTTNRQSIDALIRAYVEFSGHTFPHILVKLMFEKNVMINPTRPMVMYENMFIHLDEVDFADVQLQLTTPSLLIDGKRGKATLPFDLVADGKVIGNGKKHMLLSGLRDYDQTTIDSLVNHYNDKKAQYLK, from the coding sequence ATGTTTCTAGAACGTTACTGTAATATTACAAACAATCAAATTAGTTTTTCTCGTCAGCAAGGTAGCGATTTCGCTAAAATAGTTGCCGATGATTTCAATCCGCTGCACGATGCCGATGCAAAACGTTTTTGCGTGCCAGGTGATTTACTTTTTTCATTAGTGCTAGAAAAGTCAGGTTTATCACAAAATATGGGCTTTACTTTTTCAGGTATGGTGACCGATGGCATTAAACTCAATTTTCCTGAAAAAATTGTCGAATCAGCAAGTATTCTTGATGATAATGCAAAAGAATATATGAAAATAGAGGCTTCAGGACAGTGTACAACTAACCGTCAATCGATCGATGCTTTGATCCGCGCCTACGTTGAGTTCTCTGGCCATACTTTTCCACATATTTTAGTGAAATTGATGTTTGAAAAAAATGTCATGATCAACCCAACACGTCCAATGGTGATGTACGAGAATATGTTTATTCATTTAGATGAAGTTGATTTTGCCGACGTGCAATTGCAATTAACGACGCCTAGCTTACTCATTGACGGTAAACGGGGTAAAGCAACCTTGCCTTTTGACTTAGTCGCTGATGGCAAAGTGATTGGTAATGGTAAAAAGCACATGTTACTCAGTGGCTTAAGAGATTATGACCAAACCACTATTGATAGTCTCGTTAATCATTACAATGATAAAAAAGCGCAGTACTTAAAATAA
- a CDS encoding LysE family translocator, producing the protein MEFHLWLSFVVICMMGALSPGPSLALVIKNTLAGGTPQGYATAISHGLGVALYAAITATGIAVIIVKSPLIFSIIQYAGAAFLLYLGVKSLLSKKNNQVFSQDDSAAKTQVNGWRDGFLIAFLNPKLAIFFLALFSQFLAGDASSEQKVIMTATVGSIDALWYCLVTFTLSRGNIISKLRENSHIVDKVTGSFLILLAARIVIS; encoded by the coding sequence ATGGAATTTCACTTATGGTTATCTTTTGTGGTTATTTGTATGATGGGCGCTTTATCACCAGGCCCGAGTTTAGCATTAGTCATCAAAAATACCCTCGCTGGCGGAACACCACAAGGTTATGCGACGGCGATTAGTCACGGTTTAGGCGTTGCACTTTACGCGGCGATTACAGCAACAGGCATAGCGGTAATTATCGTTAAATCGCCTTTAATATTTAGTATTATTCAATATGCAGGCGCTGCTTTTTTACTTTACTTGGGGGTAAAATCATTATTAAGTAAAAAAAATAACCAAGTATTTTCTCAAGATGACTCCGCGGCAAAAACACAGGTAAATGGCTGGCGAGATGGCTTTTTAATTGCCTTTTTAAATCCTAAACTTGCTATTTTCTTTCTCGCATTATTTAGCCAGTTTTTAGCAGGAGATGCCAGCAGTGAACAAAAAGTAATAATGACTGCCACCGTAGGCAGCATTGATGCTTTATGGTATTGCCTAGTAACCTTTACACTATCGCGCGGTAATATCATTAGTAAGTTACGTGAAAACAGCCATATTGTTGACAAGGTAACCGGCAGTTTTTTGATATTACTTGCAGCACGAATAGTGATTAGCTAA
- a CDS encoding HDOD domain-containing protein translates to MDAHQYALQANGSFALPDACFKIKALMDNEDSSIEDFANVISVDPSMTSRLLQIANSAIYSFPGEISTISRAITIIGTQAIYNMMLVDVAATAFKHFSNQAIDLKRFWRMSIFCGLATKNLAIKAGIRDIERLFVAGLLQNFGELIVAKITPEIAKKCEKYSAEQLPWVLQKQALGFTYTDISAELLKIWQIPEKIILPIRHFNEAKTIQINKDVKVLYLASRLALVDSHPDQFDYDDSVDESLCANLNISSDDLAQAIVFAAEEAENILTIMNGGLFSK, encoded by the coding sequence ATGGATGCTCACCAATATGCGCTTCAAGCCAATGGCTCTTTTGCGCTTCCCGATGCCTGCTTTAAAATTAAAGCCTTAATGGACAATGAAGATTCAAGCATTGAAGACTTTGCTAATGTGATCAGTGTCGATCCTTCGATGACTTCGCGTTTATTACAAATAGCAAATAGTGCGATTTATAGTTTTCCTGGCGAAATAAGTACTATTTCACGTGCCATTACCATTATAGGTACGCAAGCTATTTATAACATGATGTTAGTGGATGTTGCGGCAACCGCTTTTAAGCATTTTTCAAATCAGGCTATCGATTTAAAACGCTTCTGGCGAATGAGTATCTTTTGTGGCTTAGCGACTAAAAACTTAGCCATTAAAGCAGGTATACGAGATATTGAACGGCTTTTTGTTGCCGGACTCTTGCAAAATTTTGGTGAATTGATTGTCGCAAAAATAACCCCTGAGATTGCAAAAAAATGTGAAAAATATTCAGCAGAACAATTGCCTTGGGTATTACAAAAGCAAGCCTTGGGTTTTACTTATACTGATATTTCTGCCGAACTGTTAAAGATATGGCAAATACCTGAAAAAATCATTTTACCGATCCGTCACTTTAATGAAGCGAAAACTATTCAAATTAATAAAGATGTCAAGGTACTCTATTTAGCATCTCGCTTAGCTTTAGTTGATAGTCACCCTGATCAGTTTGATTATGATGATAGTGTTGATGAAAGCTTATGCGCGAATTTAAATATTTCAAGTGATGATTTAGCTCAGGCAATAGTGTTTGCGGCAGAAGAAGCGGAAAATATTCTTACTATTATGAATGGTGGGCTCTTCTCAAAATAG
- a CDS encoding sodium-dependent transporter translates to MSASREQFSSKLGFILAAAGSAVGIGNLVGFPVNAAKNGGGAFLIMYAIFVFLICLPVMIAEMAVGRKTQKEPVGAYKALSGGSRGWGIAGIFGVLTPFMIAVFYMVLTVWIFGYVALTLAGKLDYLASGNGFGEFINSPYLFVAMFAVAAIVNFILVAGVKEGIEKAAKVLMPTLFVMLIIMVVYVLTLENAFAGVKFFIVPDFDKITPSVINGALSQAFFSLSLGMGILITYGSYINNKTDIVNSAKLVALTDTAVAFTAGLMILPAVFSFNPNVNPAELSDSSVSLIFTFLPKIFLALQVSLGYIGASAVAAFFFLLVFFAAITSLVSIIEVPVSYLVTEKKHSRRKALSILMIVGGALTVFAMVSFGMVSFFTEFTSYAGGTRSFFDVVYDIFYDTILPLNGFLLCVFVSYRWKKHNLSEELAIGNDTYKGSWVEKYVNFSLGTFIPVIVLGIFLNTVTQKFFAFSIFGF, encoded by the coding sequence ATGAGCGCATCGAGAGAGCAGTTTAGCTCTAAACTTGGATTTATTTTGGCAGCAGCAGGTTCTGCTGTTGGTATTGGCAATTTAGTTGGCTTTCCAGTAAACGCAGCTAAAAATGGGGGTGGCGCATTTTTAATCATGTATGCAATATTCGTATTTTTAATTTGTTTACCGGTGATGATTGCAGAAATGGCCGTTGGTCGAAAAACCCAAAAAGAACCTGTTGGCGCCTACAAAGCGTTAAGTGGCGGCAGTAGAGGTTGGGGCATCGCTGGTATATTCGGTGTCTTAACTCCCTTTATGATTGCGGTTTTTTATATGGTGCTAACGGTCTGGATTTTTGGCTATGTTGCATTAACACTCGCGGGTAAATTAGATTACTTAGCCAGTGGCAATGGTTTTGGTGAGTTCATCAACAGTCCCTATTTATTTGTTGCTATGTTTGCCGTAGCGGCTATTGTCAACTTCATCTTAGTGGCAGGTGTCAAAGAGGGCATAGAAAAAGCGGCAAAAGTTTTAATGCCAACATTATTTGTGATGTTGATAATTATGGTGGTTTACGTCTTAACACTAGAAAATGCTTTTGCTGGTGTGAAATTCTTTATTGTTCCTGATTTTGATAAAATTACTCCTTCAGTCATTAATGGCGCATTGTCACAAGCCTTTTTCTCGCTATCACTCGGTATGGGGATTTTAATTACTTACGGTTCATATATTAATAATAAAACCGACATAGTTAATTCTGCAAAACTGGTTGCACTAACCGACACCGCTGTTGCCTTTACTGCCGGTTTAATGATTTTACCTGCGGTGTTTTCATTCAACCCGAATGTTAACCCAGCGGAATTAAGTGACAGCTCAGTCTCATTGATCTTTACTTTTTTACCTAAAATATTTTTAGCATTACAAGTGTCGCTTGGTTATATTGGTGCGAGTGCTGTTGCGGCATTTTTCTTCCTGTTGGTCTTTTTTGCTGCAATAACATCACTGGTATCGATTATTGAAGTACCCGTTTCTTACTTAGTGACTGAAAAGAAACATAGCCGCAGAAAAGCTTTATCCATTTTAATGATTGTTGGTGGCGCGCTAACAGTCTTTGCTATGGTCTCTTTTGGTATGGTGTCATTCTTTACTGAATTTACCAGTTATGCTGGGGGCACACGTTCATTCTTTGACGTGGTTTATGATATTTTCTACGATACTATTTTACCGTTAAACGGCTTTTTATTATGTGTTTTCGTTAGCTATCGTTGGAAAAAGCATAACTTGTCAGAAGAGCTGGCTATTGGTAACGATACCTATAAAGGCTCTTGGGTAGAAAAGTACGTTAACTTTTCATTAGGCACTTTTATTCCAGTCATTGTCTTGGGTATTTTCTTGAATACGGTGACACAAAAATTCTTTGCTTTTAGTATTTTTGGATTTTAG